The following are encoded together in the Arcobacter aquimarinus genome:
- a CDS encoding AsmA-like C-terminal domain-containing protein, translating into MNIEDIKFTFNKSESKSSFEDIKKNIELLPTVLKLFQSIEVDRLKIGENEFKIVLNDKELYLDNKFVNLSSKIDTSSNTISFDLHSLYLKDIKLKFDGKVKIDYFNEKLNYFGNFYYEDIKSSLNLEMNKEIAKFYLVSEPFKNLKFLKNFLNLPLVAEEWMYDNVEGEMKLKEFYGEFDLKNNKVIEKSLVGKAIINKAKIRFHKDVDVINTESLNVTFKDNNLHFDLINPIYKEKNIEGSFVTIHNLTSYLNGEVEVNIKTDDKLDRDILDILKAYNINLPIVQKSGTTNASLTLIFPYDLQKNMTTKGEFLINNAEVSIGNFSFKTKNSTVNLDGTKIYIKNSDFKYQEMIDAIVNLELDTKTLKSSGEALIKNLQIKKDNNEKIVEIKDKKTLLEMDFNKNTIIDLKDLETKIKVQDNILININDLAKIYPYSKLLKDISAKNGNLNLEIKNEKDIKFNASLYGLNFPLEKNGTKIENLDIKGSIEDKNVYVSSIDEDIKLEIKEDINLTLKNLSLNIDRKNEKDSLTKDVNINFVNCDLILDGAIYQLKNANVVIKNQEINFDAVVKNLDLPLKKNGKEIKELALVGTQKDNNTKISTKNKDLILELKNETLFLQLDGYDVFYDKKINEENSYKNLNIIGKNSNIIIDEKYKLLANNYEIRVREDEKYINLKYKDNEFTLKQSKDKKIDIYTNELSDEFVNAIFNKSIFKDGKLIFLANGSLDKLNGKIIIKNSNIEDLAILNNLLVFIHTSPALINPLLAIPSVVGMATNSGFNLTAYKIINGIVEFEYSQKENIFEIKKLVTIGNGIDFEGKGKIDLNDMVINSEIKLIFLKDYSKIVGAIPVVSYVLLGDSNRVETQVNISGDLSNPSISTNLTKETFSIPMNITKRIFSTPSMLFDFLSGKKSEEDIKNEENRINKPLEE; encoded by the coding sequence TTGAATATTGAAGATATTAAATTTACTTTTAATAAGAGTGAATCTAAAAGTTCTTTTGAAGATATTAAAAAAAATATTGAATTATTACCTACAGTTTTAAAACTTTTTCAAAGTATTGAAGTAGATAGATTAAAAATAGGGGAAAATGAATTTAAAATAGTTTTAAATGACAAAGAGCTATATCTTGATAATAAATTTGTAAATTTATCTTCTAAAATTGATACTTCATCTAATACAATTAGTTTTGATTTACACTCTTTGTATTTAAAAGATATAAAATTAAAATTTGATGGAAAAGTAAAAATTGATTATTTTAATGAAAAGTTAAACTATTTTGGAAACTTTTATTATGAAGATATAAAAAGTAGTTTAAATCTTGAAATGAATAAAGAAATAGCTAAATTTTATTTAGTAAGTGAACCTTTTAAAAATTTAAAATTTCTTAAAAATTTCTTGAATTTACCTCTTGTTGCTGAAGAATGGATGTATGATAATGTAGAAGGAGAGATGAAACTTAAAGAGTTTTATGGTGAATTTGATTTAAAAAATAATAAAGTAATTGAAAAATCTCTTGTTGGAAAAGCTATAATAAATAAAGCGAAAATTAGATTTCATAAAGATGTAGATGTTATAAATACTGAAAGTTTAAATGTTACTTTTAAAGATAACAATCTACATTTTGATTTAATTAATCCAATATATAAAGAAAAAAATATAGAAGGAAGTTTTGTAACTATTCATAATTTAACAAGTTATTTAAATGGAGAAGTTGAAGTAAATATCAAAACAGATGATAAACTAGATAGAGATATTTTAGATATTTTAAAAGCTTATAATATAAATTTACCAATAGTTCAAAAAAGTGGAACAACAAATGCTTCTTTAACTCTTATTTTTCCTTATGATTTACAAAAGAATATGACAACAAAAGGTGAGTTTTTAATTAATAATGCTGAAGTTTCAATTGGAAATTTCTCTTTTAAAACAAAAAACTCAACGGTAAATTTAGATGGAACAAAAATTTATATAAAAAATTCAGATTTTAAATATCAAGAGATGATAGATGCTATTGTTAATTTAGAACTTGACACAAAAACTTTAAAATCATCAGGTGAGGCTTTAATAAAAAACTTACAAATAAAAAAAGATAATAATGAAAAAATAGTAGAAATAAAAGATAAAAAAACTTTATTAGAAATGGACTTTAATAAAAATACGATAATTGATTTAAAAGATTTAGAAACAAAAATAAAAGTTCAAGACAATATTTTAATAAATATAAATGATTTGGCAAAGATTTATCCTTATTCAAAACTGTTAAAAGATATTTCAGCAAAAAATGGAAATTTAAATTTAGAAATAAAAAATGAAAAAGATATAAAATTTAATGCTTCTTTATATGGTTTAAATTTTCCTTTGGAAAAAAATGGGACAAAAATAGAAAATCTTGATATTAAAGGAAGTATAGAAGATAAAAATGTTTATGTTTCTTCTATTGATGAAGATATTAAATTAGAAATTAAAGAAGATATAAATTTAACTTTAAAAAATTTATCTCTTAATATTGATAGAAAAAATGAAAAAGATAGCTTAACAAAAGATGTAAATATAAATTTTGTAAATTGTGATTTAATTTTAGATGGAGCAATTTATCAATTAAAAAATGCTAATGTAGTTATAAAAAATCAAGAAATTAATTTTGATGCAGTTGTAAAAAATCTTGATTTACCATTGAAAAAAAATGGGAAAGAAATAAAAGAATTAGCTTTAGTTGGTACTCAAAAAGATAACAATACAAAAATAAGCACAAAAAATAAAGATTTGATTTTAGAATTGAAAAATGAGACACTTTTTTTACAGTTAGATGGCTATGATGTTTTTTATGATAAAAAAATCAATGAAGAAAATAGTTATAAAAATCTAAATATTATAGGTAAAAATTCAAATATTATAATAGATGAAAAATATAAATTACTAGCAAATAATTATGAAATAAGAGTAAGAGAAGATGAAAAGTATATTAATTTAAAATATAAAGATAATGAATTTACATTAAAACAATCAAAAGACAAAAAAATAGATATTTATACAAATGAGTTAAGTGATGAATTTGTAAATGCAATTTTTAATAAGAGTATTTTTAAAGATGGAAAATTAATTTTTTTAGCAAATGGTAGTTTGGATAAATTAAATGGAAAAATCATTATAAAAAACAGTAATATAGAAGATTTAGCTATTTTAAATAATCTTTTAGTTTTTATACATACTTCACCTGCACTTATAAATCCTTTATTAGCAATTCCTTCAGTTGTAGGAATGGCAACAAATTCAGGATTTAATCTAACAGCTTATAAAATAATAAATGGAATAGTAGAGTTTGAATATTCTCAAAAAGAGAATATATTTGAAATCAAAAAATTAGTTACTATTGGAAATGGAATAGATTTTGAAGGAAAAGGAAAAATAGATTTAAATGATATGGTGATAAATTCAGAAATAAAACTTATTTTTCTAAAAGATTATTCTAAAATTGTTGGAGCAATTCCTGTTGTAAGTTATGTTTTACTCGGAGATTCAAATAGAGTTGAAACACAAGTAAATATATCTGGAGATTTATCAAATCCAAGTATTTCGACAAATCTTACCAAAGAGACTTTTAGTATTCCTATGAATATTACAAAAAGAATATTTTCTACACCTTCAATGTTATTTGATTTTTTAAGTGGTAAAAAGAGTGAAGAAGATATAAAAAATGAAGAAAATAGAATAAATAAACCTTTAGAAGAATAA
- a CDS encoding ABC transporter permease has protein sequence MNKKLVNFIVKKYLRFDKKNPFISISAILAFIGVSIGVMVLILSMAIMNGTAKEFERKLFTMNYPLTIYPKFENSVNEELVEKLQKEYPKLKFSPFVSSQAIIQNGDVMSGGMIFGVDPQKEASINPIYKEAISDLLINKYDVITGSGIADKLYLNSGSKTTLYFTELNPTGFSMMPKMKRFTYIASFTSGLNAYDKAYMYTSIEALQTLLKKEPFTYDGIHIHSDDAFADIEKLKISLEGTNTGIVGWWQQNGNFFAAMKMEKTALFIVLMLIILVASLNIISSLLMTVMSRRKEIALLLSMGASTKEIKSIFLRVGTIIGFSGIITGIILGFIGYWFLDNFDIVTLPADVYGSAKLPLDLAMSDFISIIVGAIIIVLISSYYPASKATNIDVIDVLRNE, from the coding sequence TTGAATAAAAAATTAGTAAATTTTATTGTAAAAAAATATTTAAGATTTGATAAAAAAAACCCTTTTATTTCTATAAGTGCTATTTTAGCATTTATAGGGGTTTCTATTGGAGTAATGGTTCTAATTCTATCAATGGCTATTATGAATGGAACAGCAAAAGAGTTTGAAAGAAAACTTTTTACTATGAATTATCCTCTAACAATTTATCCAAAATTTGAAAATTCTGTAAATGAAGAATTGGTGGAAAAACTTCAAAAAGAGTATCCAAAACTTAAATTTTCACCATTTGTATCTTCTCAAGCAATTATTCAAAACGGTGATGTTATGAGTGGTGGTATGATTTTTGGAGTTGATCCACAAAAAGAAGCTTCAATTAATCCAATATATAAAGAGGCTATTTCTGATTTACTCATAAATAAATATGATGTGATAACAGGTTCTGGAATTGCTGATAAATTGTATTTAAATAGTGGTTCTAAAACAACTTTATATTTTACAGAGTTAAATCCTACTGGTTTTTCTATGATGCCTAAAATGAAAAGATTTACATATATAGCATCTTTTACTTCAGGATTAAATGCTTATGATAAAGCATATATGTATACATCAATTGAAGCTTTACAAACTCTTTTAAAAAAAGAACCATTTACTTATGATGGAATCCATATACACTCTGATGATGCTTTTGCTGATATTGAAAAATTAAAAATCTCATTAGAAGGAACTAATACAGGAATAGTTGGATGGTGGCAACAAAATGGTAACTTCTTTGCTGCTATGAAAATGGAAAAAACTGCTTTATTTATAGTTTTAATGCTCATTATTTTAGTTGCATCTTTAAATATTATCTCTTCTTTATTGATGACTGTTATGAGTAGAAGAAAAGAGATTGCCCTACTTTTATCAATGGGTGCTTCAACTAAAGAAATTAAATCTATATTTTTAAGAGTTGGAACAATTATAGGTTTTTCAGGAATTATAACTGGAATTATTTTAGGATTTATTGGTTATTGGTTTTTAGATAACTTTGATATTGTTACTCTTCCTGCTGATGTTTATGGAAGTGCAAAATTACCTCTTGATTTAGCTATGAGTGATTTTATTTCTATTATTGTTGGAGCTATTATTATTGTTTTAATCTCATCATATTATCCAGCTAGCAAAGCTACAAATATTGATGTTATTGATGTTTTAAGAAATGAATAA
- the secA gene encoding preprotein translocase subunit SecA — translation MLNVFSKIFGTRNDREVKKYRKKAEAITAIESNYASLSDEELKNEFNKLKELVQKEEKSLNDVLIESFAITREASKRALGMRPYDVQLIGAMVLHEGRIAEMKTGEGKTLVGSLAVSLNALTGKGVHVVTVNDYLASRDANELKPLYNFLGFSVGAVVGGLKNDVERREQYTCDITYGTNNEFGFDYLRDNMNYDISEKVQRGHNFVIVDEVDSILIDEARTPLIISGPTNRKNANYIKANEIALKLQRGELIEPKSAAEKPTTTGDFIVDEKNRSVILTEQGHENAEKLFGVDNLYSIENAMLSHSLDQALKANFIFVKDVDYVVKDNQIVIVDEFTGRLSEGRRFSEGLHQALEAKEGVAIQDESQTLADITFQNYFRMYKKLAGMTGTAQTEATEFAEIYKLDVVSIPTNVPVKRIDKNDLIYKSEREKFEAVCNRIKVLHEKGQPVLVGTASIEKSEKLHKILVDKKIPHTVLNAKQHEKEGKIIADAGQKGAVTIATNMAGRGVDIKLTQEILDIGGLAIIGTERHESRRIDNQLRGRAGRQGDVGESQFYLSLEDNLLRIFGSDKIKGIMERLGIEEGEHIESRMVTRAVENAQKKVESMHFESRKHLLEYDDVANEQRKVIYSFRNDLLRPDYDIDSKLDENRIEYIQNLLSEAHIIPGMPSEDFNYEFIKTKFEEELRLLVDIEDMKSDSYEDLEENLNSFLKEVYTRKMSMAAPEQKSEIERILYLQILDNAWREHLYSMDTLKAGIGLRGYNQKDPLVEYKKESYNMFIELIANIKHEIIKILFTIQLQSNEDRQKEQEAIAKMKEQMESSTEHITTNVAQEAVKNSDKKIARNEACPCGSGLKYKQCCGKSGPKVGLAAGK, via the coding sequence ATGTTAAATGTTTTTTCAAAAATTTTTGGTACAAGAAATGATAGAGAAGTAAAAAAATATAGAAAGAAAGCTGAAGCAATTACAGCAATAGAAAGTAATTATGCAAGTTTAAGTGATGAAGAATTAAAAAATGAATTTAATAAGCTAAAAGAGCTTGTACAAAAAGAAGAAAAATCATTAAATGATGTATTAATTGAATCTTTTGCAATTACAAGAGAAGCAAGTAAAAGAGCATTAGGTATGAGACCTTATGATGTACAATTAATAGGTGCAATGGTTTTACACGAAGGAAGAATTGCTGAAATGAAAACAGGTGAAGGTAAAACTTTGGTTGGTTCTTTAGCTGTTTCATTAAATGCATTAACAGGAAAAGGTGTTCATGTTGTAACTGTAAATGATTATCTAGCTAGTAGAGATGCAAATGAATTAAAACCTTTATATAATTTTTTAGGTTTTAGTGTTGGAGCTGTTGTTGGTGGTTTAAAAAATGATGTTGAAAGAAGAGAACAATATACTTGTGACATAACTTATGGAACAAATAATGAGTTTGGATTTGACTATTTAAGAGATAATATGAACTATGATATAAGTGAAAAAGTTCAAAGAGGACATAACTTCGTAATCGTAGATGAAGTTGACTCTATTTTAATTGATGAAGCAAGAACTCCTCTTATTATTTCAGGTCCGACAAATAGAAAAAATGCAAATTATATTAAAGCAAATGAAATAGCTTTAAAATTACAAAGAGGTGAATTAATTGAGCCTAAAAGTGCTGCTGAAAAACCTACGACAACAGGTGATTTTATAGTTGACGAAAAAAATAGATCTGTTATTTTGACAGAACAAGGTCATGAAAATGCAGAAAAACTTTTTGGTGTAGATAATCTTTATTCTATTGAAAATGCAATGCTTTCTCACTCACTTGACCAAGCATTAAAAGCAAATTTTATTTTTGTAAAAGATGTTGATTATGTTGTAAAAGATAATCAAATAGTTATTGTTGATGAATTTACAGGAAGATTGAGTGAAGGAAGAAGATTTTCAGAAGGTCTTCATCAAGCACTTGAAGCAAAAGAAGGTGTAGCAATTCAAGATGAATCTCAAACTTTAGCTGATATTACATTCCAAAACTATTTTAGAATGTATAAAAAACTAGCTGGTATGACAGGAACTGCTCAAACAGAAGCAACCGAATTTGCTGAAATTTATAAATTAGATGTTGTTTCAATTCCTACAAATGTACCTGTTAAAAGAATAGATAAAAATGATTTAATTTATAAAAGTGAAAGAGAAAAATTTGAAGCTGTTTGTAATAGAATAAAAGTTTTACACGAAAAAGGGCAACCTGTTTTAGTTGGAACTGCTTCAATTGAAAAATCAGAAAAATTACATAAAATTTTAGTTGATAAAAAAATCCCTCATACAGTTTTAAATGCAAAACAACATGAAAAAGAAGGAAAGATTATCGCTGATGCTGGACAAAAAGGTGCAGTTACAATTGCTACAAATATGGCAGGACGTGGAGTTGATATTAAACTTACTCAAGAGATTTTAGACATTGGTGGATTAGCGATTATTGGAACTGAAAGACATGAGTCTAGAAGAATTGATAATCAATTAAGAGGAAGAGCCGGACGTCAAGGTGATGTTGGAGAATCTCAATTTTATCTATCTTTAGAAGATAATCTTTTAAGAATTTTTGGAAGTGATAAAATAAAAGGTATTATGGAAAGACTTGGTATTGAAGAAGGTGAACATATTGAGTCAAGAATGGTTACAAGGGCCGTTGAAAATGCTCAGAAAAAAGTTGAATCAATGCATTTTGAAAGTAGAAAACACTTACTTGAATATGACGATGTTGCAAATGAACAAAGAAAAGTAATCTATTCATTTAGAAATGACTTATTAAGACCTGATTATGATATCGATTCTAAATTGGATGAAAATAGAATTGAATATATTCAAAATTTATTGTCTGAAGCTCATATAATTCCTGGAATGCCAAGTGAAGACTTTAATTATGAATTTATAAAAACAAAATTTGAAGAAGAACTAAGACTTCTTGTTGATATTGAAGATATGAAAAGTGATTCTTATGAAGATTTAGAAGAGAATTTAAATTCATTCTTAAAAGAAGTATATACAAGAAAAATGTCGATGGCTGCTCCTGAACAAAAAAGTGAAATTGAAAGAATTTTGTATTTACAAATTTTAGATAATGCTTGGAGAGAACATTTATACTCAATGGATACGCTAAAAGCAGGTATTGGACTTAGAGGTTACAACCAAAAAGACCCACTTGTTGAGTATAAGAAAGAGTCTTATAATATGTTTATTGAACTAATAGCAAATATTAAACATGAAATTATAAAAATTTTGTTTACAATCCAACTTCAATCAAATGAAGATAGACAAAAAGAGCAAGAAGCAATTGCAAAAATGAAAGAGCAAATGGAGAGTTCAACAGAACATATAACAACAAATGTTGCTCAAGAAGCTGTAAAAAATAGTGATAAAAAAATAGCTAGAAATGAAGCTTGTCCTTGCGGAAGTGGATTAAAATATAAACAATGTTGTGGTAAAAGTGGACCTAAAGTTGGTCTTGCTGCAGGAAAGTAA
- the lolA gene encoding LolA-like outer membrane lipoprotein chaperone, giving the protein MFYKLLIILSSIFIYSFASNDIKDLDSFQANFVQSITSDSKNVIEYKGEVFIKKSGKILWKYKTPVVKNVYIDNNYALVDEPELEQAILTQLEDEINIIKLLNSSKKIGENSYITNIDDIDYSIKTSKNENKIEEIRYKDKLENSVLILFYDTVQNVEISDEIFKFEIPDYYDVIRK; this is encoded by the coding sequence ATGTTTTATAAATTGCTAATTATTTTATCGTCTATTTTTATTTATAGTTTTGCTTCAAATGATATTAAAGATTTGGATTCTTTCCAAGCTAATTTTGTTCAAAGTATAACTTCTGATTCAAAAAATGTGATTGAATATAAAGGTGAAGTTTTTATTAAAAAAAGTGGAAAAATTTTATGGAAATATAAAACACCTGTAGTAAAAAATGTTTATATTGATAATAACTATGCTTTAGTGGATGAGCCAGAACTTGAACAAGCTATATTAACTCAACTTGAAGATGAGATAAATATAATAAAATTATTGAATAGTTCAAAAAAAATAGGTGAAAATAGTTATATAACAAATATTGATGATATTGATTATTCTATAAAAACTTCAAAAAATGAAAATAAAATAGAAGAGATTAGATATAAAGATAAGCTTGAAAATAGTGTGCTTATACTTTTTTATGATACAGTACAAAATGTTGAGATTTCAGATGAAATCTTTAAATTTGAAATACCTGATTATTATGATGTTATAAGAAAATAG
- the dgt gene encoding dGTPase yields MINYKEKLTLHREFYPSKDIETSIESDRGRILSSSAFRRLQKRTQVFALELNASIRTRLTHSIEVAQNARYISKTILSLLKQQNKLEEYNLIELENAFISTAEMSSILHDIGNPPFGHFAEETINKWLKTNVIPIFENLKSSTKELQELKNILIKDICNYDGNAQAIRIITKLQRLNLSYSQIISVLKYTRAAYEDKPSNQESLNYLKKKPGFYFSEKEIIEKIQKELNIKKSHRFPITYIMEAADDISYLTADLEDSVEKGILSLDDIYRIIKNECIKQNDTFLLQIVEKQYEKAKKNEEPYQFNMFFTFLRVNLVTNFVNHVANIFINNHESIFEGSFNFALLEYDKQSDYFKALQIIKEVSTKYIYQNKDVQTLDLKAYKIINSLFDIYFPLLKLDSHDFAKLLKDEKIDCFISRRLIKRVSSKQIVAYKNEIEKIDRLNDEEVEIFERYYRTRLIIDYISGMTDDYALEEYKILFAMN; encoded by the coding sequence ATGATTAATTATAAAGAAAAACTTACATTACACAGAGAATTTTATCCATCAAAAGATATTGAAACTTCAATAGAGAGTGATAGAGGTAGAATATTATCTTCATCTGCTTTTAGAAGATTACAAAAAAGAACTCAAGTTTTTGCATTAGAATTAAATGCTTCTATTCGTACAAGATTAACCCATTCAATAGAAGTTGCACAAAATGCAAGATATATTTCAAAAACAATTTTATCTTTATTAAAACAACAAAATAAATTAGAAGAGTACAATTTAATTGAACTTGAAAATGCTTTTATTTCAACAGCTGAAATGTCAAGTATTTTACATGATATTGGAAATCCACCTTTTGGGCATTTTGCAGAAGAAACTATAAATAAGTGGTTAAAAACAAACGTAATACCTATTTTTGAAAATTTAAAAAGTTCAACAAAAGAGTTGCAAGAATTAAAAAATATATTAATAAAAGATATTTGTAACTATGATGGAAATGCTCAAGCTATAAGAATTATCACAAAACTTCAAAGATTAAATCTTTCATATTCTCAAATAATATCTGTATTAAAATATACAAGAGCTGCGTATGAGGATAAGCCTTCAAATCAAGAGAGTTTAAATTATTTAAAAAAGAAACCTGGTTTTTATTTTAGTGAAAAAGAGATAATTGAAAAAATACAAAAAGAGTTAAATATAAAAAAATCTCATAGATTTCCAATTACATATATAATGGAAGCAGCTGATGATATCTCTTATTTAACAGCTGATTTAGAAGATTCCGTTGAAAAAGGTATTTTATCATTAGATGATATTTATAGAATCATTAAAAATGAATGTATAAAACAAAATGATACTTTTCTTTTACAAATAGTTGAAAAACAGTATGAAAAAGCGAAAAAAAATGAAGAACCTTATCAATTTAATATGTTCTTTACTTTTTTAAGGGTTAATCTTGTTACTAATTTTGTAAATCATGTAGCAAATATTTTTATAAATAATCACGAATCTATATTTGAAGGAAGTTTTAATTTTGCACTTTTAGAATATGACAAACAAAGTGATTATTTTAAAGCTTTACAAATTATAAAAGAGGTTTCGACTAAATATATTTATCAAAATAAAGATGTTCAAACTTTAGATTTAAAAGCATATAAAATTATTAATAGTTTATTTGATATTTATTTCCCGTTATTAAAATTAGATTCACATGATTTTGCTAAATTATTAAAAGATGAAAAAATAGATTGTTTTATTTCTAGAAGATTAATAAAAAGAGTATCTTCTAAACAAATAGTTGCATATAAAAATGAAATTGAAAAGATAGATAGGTTGAATGATGAAGAGGTTGAGATATTTGAGAGATATTATAGGACAAGATTAATAATTGATTATATAAGTGGAATGACTGATGATTATGCACTTGAAGAATATAAAATATTATTTGCTATGAATTAA
- a CDS encoding substrate-binding domain-containing protein, whose product MKINKIILFLFLFLCSLNANQSNKKIVYIVSDLEIPFWQIMSKGIKEKANEFGYEVDIYSSQNLKKNELENLAIALSSKIDGLVISPINSSSAVTLLEIAKTKNVPVVIADIGSDSEDYLSFISSDNQNGAYELGKILTKYMKELEINKEGTVGIIAIPQKRANGKARTLGFMEALNEENIKSAGLYQQVDFSYKETYNYSKKLIDENKNLRAIWLQGSDKYKGALDAIKDSKKEGEIALICFDAEPEFLEMIPKGILIGSAMQQPYLMGQEAVISLDNFFNKKEVTKEKKLPILAISKDNIEEKLQTIKLNVLGIKE is encoded by the coding sequence ATGAAAATTAATAAAATTATTCTTTTTCTTTTTCTTTTTTTATGTTCTTTAAATGCCAACCAATCTAATAAAAAAATAGTTTATATTGTTTCTGATTTAGAGATTCCTTTTTGGCAAATAATGTCAAAAGGTATAAAAGAAAAAGCAAATGAATTTGGATATGAAGTTGATATTTATAGTTCACAAAATTTAAAAAAAAATGAGCTTGAAAATTTAGCTATTGCCTTATCTTCAAAAATTGATGGTTTAGTCATCTCCCCAATTAACTCTTCTTCTGCTGTTACTCTTTTAGAAATAGCAAAAACAAAAAATGTTCCTGTTGTTATTGCTGATATTGGTTCAGATAGTGAAGATTATTTATCTTTTATTTCATCTGATAATCAAAATGGTGCTTATGAACTAGGAAAAATTTTAACAAAATATATGAAAGAATTAGAAATAAATAAAGAAGGAACGGTTGGAATTATTGCTATTCCTCAAAAAAGAGCAAATGGAAAAGCAAGAACTCTTGGATTTATGGAAGCTTTAAACGAAGAAAATATAAAAAGTGCTGGATTATATCAGCAAGTTGATTTTTCATATAAAGAAACATATAACTACTCAAAAAAGTTAATAGATGAAAATAAAAATTTACGTGCGATTTGGCTTCAAGGTTCTGATAAATATAAAGGTGCTTTAGATGCCATAAAAGATTCAAAAAAAGAGGGAGAAATAGCTCTTATTTGTTTTGATGCTGAACCTGAATTTTTAGAAATGATTCCAAAAGGTATTTTAATTGGTTCTGCTATGCAACAGCCGTATTTGATGGGACAAGAAGCAGTTATATCTTTAGATAACTTTTTTAATAAAAAAGAGGTTACAAAAGAGAAGAAATTACCTATTTTAGCCATTTCAAAAGATAATATTGAAGAAAAATTACAAACTATTAAATTAAATGTATTAGGAATAAAGGAATAG